One window from the genome of Phoenix dactylifera cultivar Barhee BC4 unplaced genomic scaffold, palm_55x_up_171113_PBpolish2nd_filt_p 000598F, whole genome shotgun sequence encodes:
- the LOC120106655 gene encoding putative germin-like protein 2-1 isoform X1, giving the protein MACHILLFALLALASSRVMASDPSQLQDFCVADLKSPVLVNGFVCKPPMHVTADDFFFSGHDMPGNTSNQLGSKVTQVNVNQIAGLNTLGISLARIDYAPYGLNPPHTHPRATEILTVLEGTLYVGFVTTNTNNGNLLFTKMFKKGDVFVFPEGLIHFQFNYGPTPAVAVAALSSQNPGVITIANAVFGSNPLISDAVLAKAFQVGKDTIKYLQAQFWVDNN; this is encoded by the exons ATGGCTTGCCATATCCTCCTCTTTGCTCTCCTTGCCCTGGCTTCCTCTCGTGTGATGGCCTCCGATCCCAGCCAACTTCAAGACTTCTGCGTTGCTGACCTCAAGTCCCCTG TCCTTGTGAATGGTTTTGTTTGCAAGCCACCAATGCACGTGACAGCGGACgacttcttcttctccggccACGATATGCCAGGCAACACGTCGAACCAGCTTGGGTCCAAGGTGACGCAGGTGAATGTGAACCAAATTGCAGGGCTCAACACCCTCGGCATCTCCTTGGCTCGAATAGACTATGCACCTTACGGTCTCAACCCACCACACACCCATCCCCGGGCCACCGAGATCCTTACAGTGTTAGAAGGCACGCTCTATGTCGGCTTTGtcacaaccaacaccaacaaCGGCAACCTTCTCTTCACTAAGATGTTCAAGAAGGGTGATGTCTTTGTGTTTCCCGAAGGTCTAATCCATTTCCAATTCAACTACGGTCCAACGCCTGCCGTGGCTGTTGCAGCCCTAAGCAGCCAAAACCCTGGAGTGATCACTATAGCCAATGCAGTCTTTGGATCAAACCCACTCATCTCTGATGCGGTTTTGGCCAAGGCCTTCCAAGTG
- the LOC120106655 gene encoding putative germin-like protein 2-1 isoform X2: MACHILLFALLALASSRVMASDPSQLQDFCLLPLDAVLVNGFVCKPPMHVTADDFFFSGHDMPGNTSNQLGSKVTQVNVNQIAGLNTLGISLARIDYAPYGLNPPHTHPRATEILTVLEGTLYVGFVTTNTNNGNLLFTKMFKKGDVFVFPEGLIHFQFNYGPTPAVAVAALSSQNPGVITIANAVFGSNPLISDAVLAKAFQVGKDTIKYLQAQFWVDNN; the protein is encoded by the exons ATGGCTTGCCATATCCTCCTCTTTGCTCTCCTTGCCCTGGCTTCCTCTCGTGTGATGGCCTCCGATCCCAGCCAACTTCAAGACTTCTGC CTTCTTCCTTTGGATGCAGTCCTTGTGAATGGTTTTGTTTGCAAGCCACCAATGCACGTGACAGCGGACgacttcttcttctccggccACGATATGCCAGGCAACACGTCGAACCAGCTTGGGTCCAAGGTGACGCAGGTGAATGTGAACCAAATTGCAGGGCTCAACACCCTCGGCATCTCCTTGGCTCGAATAGACTATGCACCTTACGGTCTCAACCCACCACACACCCATCCCCGGGCCACCGAGATCCTTACAGTGTTAGAAGGCACGCTCTATGTCGGCTTTGtcacaaccaacaccaacaaCGGCAACCTTCTCTTCACTAAGATGTTCAAGAAGGGTGATGTCTTTGTGTTTCCCGAAGGTCTAATCCATTTCCAATTCAACTACGGTCCAACGCCTGCCGTGGCTGTTGCAGCCCTAAGCAGCCAAAACCCTGGAGTGATCACTATAGCCAATGCAGTCTTTGGATCAAACCCACTCATCTCTGATGCGGTTTTGGCCAAGGCCTTCCAAGTG